A stretch of Tigriopus californicus strain San Diego chromosome 11, Tcal_SD_v2.1, whole genome shotgun sequence DNA encodes these proteins:
- the LOC131890343 gene encoding probable tyrosyl-DNA phosphodiesterase codes for MSLPSEACFFGEKCFRKNPHHFREYSHPHLVALIAQFGTTDPPQTKSIEVAHKVILIQLKMLRELFPSLVKAKRDSPPVKRSKLDPESSQVAANSTEKKSLILRKLESAAPFYFFLTKVKDSPQTHRDLRSVYITELLHPSLGTIKKSLQINFMIEWAWLQMNYEETGNQDKPLLLIYGDDNPELMPVGNLPSNVRAQRVKPRYPFGTHHTKMMLFHYDDGSVRVVVSTANLIGSDWTNRTQGLWISPRCPTLPSSSASSNLAELGESRTRFKASLLRYLKYYELSALREYIEAVKQCDFSAVNVFLIASVPNSHRGPDLNLWGQKALANRLKQNIKTDIGHWPLIMQCSSIGSLGPAPESWLRGELAQSMCTTGQISSGTSPNVKLIYPSRQNVMDSYDGILGGGCLPYSQKTHLKQPWLRDYLHEWRCDIRHRSRAMPHIKCYTRINPEGDKAAYFLLTSANLSKAAWGSFNKAKDGLMIMSYEAGVLFLPQFVTGQAWFNLENQFNLPYDWPLKKYEAGVKPWFMDYLRTALAD; via the exons ATGTCGTTGCCATCCGAGGCTTGCTTCTTTGGGGAGAAATGCTTCCGTAAGAACCCGCATCATTTCAGAGAGTATTCTCACCCGCATTTGGTGGCACTCATTGCCCAATTCGGTACCACTGATCCACCCCAAACCAAATCAATCGAAGTGGCTCACAAAGTGATACTGATTCAGTTGAAAATGTTGAGAGAACTGTTCCCGTCGTTGGTCAAAGCTAAACGCGACTCTCCACCAGTCAAAAGGAGCAAACTGGATCCGGAAAGCTCACAGGTTGCCGCCAATAGCACCGAAAAGAAATCGCTCATTTTGAGAAAACTGGAAAGTGCCGCTCCATTCTActttttcttgaccaaagTGAAAGATTCTCCGCAAACACATCGAGATCTCAGAAGCGTCTACATAACGGAGCTTTTGCATCCCAGTCTAGGTACAATTAAGAAAAGTCTGCAAATTAATTTCATGATTGAGTGGGCGTGGCTCCAAATGAACTACGAGGAGACCGGCAACCAG GACAAGCCTTTGCTTCTCATTTATGGGGATGACAATCCCGAACTGATGCCCGTCGGGAACCTGCCTTCCAATGTCCGCGCTCAGCGGGTCAAGCCCCGATATCCTTTCGGAACGCATCACACTAAAATGATGCTTTTTCACTATGACGACGGTTCCGTTCGTGTCGTGGTCTCCACCGCCAATTTGATCGGCTCGGATTGGACCAATCGGACTCAAGGGCTCTGGATCAGCCCCCGATGTCCAACCTTGCCCTCCTCCAGTGCGTCCTCAAACCTAGCCGAATTAGGCGAGTCCCGGACTCGCTTCAAGGCCTCGCTTCTGAGATACCTCAAGTATTACGAACTCTCCGCTCTCCGGGAATACATTGAAGCCGTAAAGCAATGTGACTTCTCAGCCGTGAACGTCTTTCTTATCGCTTCCGTGCCCAATTCTCACAGGGGCCCGGATCTGAATCTATGGGGACAAAAGGCTCTGGCCAATCGATTGAAGCAGAATATCAAAACTGATATCGGGCATTGGCCTTTGATTATGCAATGCTCTTCCATTGGGAGTCTTGGACCTGCCCCCGAGTCTTGGCTAAGAGGAGAATTGGCCCAAAGTATGTGCACCACAGGTCAAATCAGTTCAGGCACGAGCCCCAACGTCAAGTTGATCTATCCTAGTCGCCAGAATGTCATGGACAGTTATGATGGGATTTTGGGGGGTGGATGTCTGCCCTATTCGCAGAAAACCCATTTAAAGCAACCTTGGTTGCGCGACTATTTGCATGAGTGGCGATGTGATATCAGGCATCGATCTCGAGCCATGCCGCACATCAAGTGTTACACCCGCATTAATCCCGAGGGCGACAAAGCGGCCTATTTTCTGCTGACGAGTGCGAATTTGTCCAAGGCCGCGTGGGGCAGTTTTAACAAGGCCAAGGATGGGCTGATGATCATGTCCTACGAGGCTGGAGTGTTATTCCTGCCACAATTTGTCACCGGTCAGGCCTGGTTTAATCTCGAGA
- the LOC131889985 gene encoding uncharacterized protein LOC131889985, with protein sequence MMKTTVVPKGLVPKLLGPVDFSSLLGCEISSDLLLIPKDGDQGIRAHKVVLAAFSPFLKECLLDEPVYLCDKILQLHLPDYSHAAITDFLKVLYGCEDNEEQVLSSLEAVESLWRQEVPLEPRPKRGFPTKKRGRPPSLDPKAEKLRKKQESVSLTASSFVCVKVEEDQEREKKESNSNSEQVENATPDVKGEPKDTAIDDDNDPDFDPKKDEHVRRKDDREDVVQEDDDDDEENDGEEEDDDDDDDEYSDDDDDEDEDDAWSPMKSGRSAGRKPGRAPPLPSDQYTRQKYNLKQDANGMFPCNVQGCDYKSKNNNTTRQHIYRFHFGRNRDWYQRTKAKRNRDGTPRGRGRPKRDEEVFDPPPKPEPKDSSSGAENSDDGSQSKENINYNKAYAQMNKWELCAHCGVSVLVTEMSKHCFNYHGVKLPFQCTDCDESFTSEIVLERHREKHIYKLCPYCKIVIRDAKKMESHLAGCNMKKLREIKPLKIKNRRRRRPGYEEIEFEPNKEDPTKCPKCDYRNPKLTRVRGHYVSRHIRQQCPHCDKKLLFASMERHILMNHRPDLLKFECKDCNKKFFNERLLKFHNEENHIKELKYICDHCAMSFYSEFKLSHHVTIKHRTPQTHPCPFCDKTYRDRDSRRKHLRRYHPDKWRDKDKDEMATYISNKCFGATMNVGDKEGGGGGSNDEESELIPSHPLEESKAMLSIPQLPNQHHHNPNLHPHIPQIPISMPNASNALEPTVSHASAHPGLLEAQMQMERLTQMHMEDQQQQHQQQQQHQHHENQHQLHHHQQQQQHQQQMEAARLNAFRLNEALRLNEVHLSETARLNALRMNDAMNEVNRLGDHHFNIPKVDLE encoded by the exons a TGATGAAAACGACCGTGGTTCCAAAAGGCCTGGTGCCCAAACTGTTAGGACCCGTCGATTTTTCGTCCCTGCTCGGTTGCGAGATTTCTTCGGATTTGCTCCTCATTCCCAAAGATGGCGACCAAGGCATCAGAGCCCACAAAGTGGTTTTGGCCGCCTTCAGTCCATTTCTAAAGGAGTGTCTCTTAGACGAACCCGTCTACCTCTGTGATAAGATCCTTCAATTGCATTTGCCTGATTACTCACATGCAGCAATCACGGACTTCCTTAAAGTCTTATACGGATGTGAGGACAACGAGGAACAAGTTCTGAGTAGCTTAGAGGCTGTCGAGAGTCTTTGGCGACAAGAGGTACCTCTCGAACCTCGTCCCAAGCGAGGATTTCCCACTAAGAAACGCGGGCGTCCACCTTCATTAGATCCTAAGGCCGAAAAACTTCGCAAGAAACAAGAATCCGTCAGTTTGACAGCTAGCTCCTTCGTTTGCGTAAAAGTGGAAGAGGATCAAGAACGAGAGAAGAAGGAAAGCAATTCCAATAGTGAGCAGGTCGAAAATGCCACGCCTGATGTGAAAGGCGAACCTAAGGACACCGCCATAGACGACGATAATGATCCAGATTTCGACCCTAAAAAAGATGAACACGTCCGAAGAAAAGACGACCGAGAGGACGTTGTTCAGgaagacgatgacgacgacgaggaaaaTGACGGtgaggaggaagacgacgatgatgatgatgatgaatacagcgatgacgacgatgacgaagacgaggatgaTGCATGGAGTCCGATGAAATCGGGCCGTTCTGCCGGCAGAAAACCAGGTCGAGCCCCACCCCTTCCTTCGGATCAATACACCCGACAAAAGTACAATTTAAAGCAAGATGCCAACGGGATGTTTCCTTGCAACGTCCAAGGGTGTGActacaagagcaagaacaatAATACCACGCGTCAGCACATCTATCGATTCCATTTTGGACGCAATCGCGATTGGTACCAACGCACCAAAGCCAAGCGTAACCGTGATGGCACACCCCGTGGGCGTGGAAGACCCAAACGTGACGAGGAGGTGTTTGATCCCCCACCAAAGCCCGAGCCCAAAGACTCGTCGAGTGGAGCCGAGAACTCGGATGATGGGTCCCAAAGCAAGGAGAATATCAACTACAACAAAGCCTATGCACAGATGAACAAGTGGGAACTCTGTGCTCATTGTGGCGTGTCTGTTCTCGTGACTGAGATGAGCAAGCATTGCTTCAACTACCACGGTGTGAAACTGCCCTTCCAATGCACGGACTGCGATGAGAGCTTCACATCCGAGATCGTGTTGGAGCGCCATCGGGAAAAGCACATCTACAAGCTCTGTCCTTACTGCAAGATCGTCATACGAGatgccaagaaaatggaatcGCATCTGGCCGGATGCAACATGAAGAAATTGCGAGAGATCAAGCCCCTCAAGATCAAAAACCGACGCCGACGAAGACCGGGCTATGAAGAGATCGAGTTTGAACCCAACAAGGAAGATCCCACGAAATGTCCCAAGTGCGATTATCGCAATCCCAAATTGACCCGTGTCCGCGGACATTACGTCTCACGACACATTCGCCAACAGTGCCCGCATTGCGACAAGAAGCTCCTTTTTGCCAGCATGGAACGTCATATACTCATGAATCACCGTCCAGATCTCCTCAAGTTCGAGTGCAAGGACTGCAACAAGAAGTTCTTCAACGAGCGACTCCTCAAGTTTCACAACGAAGAGAACCACATCAAGGAGCTCAAATACATTTGTGACCATTGTGCCATGAGCTTCTACAGCGAGTTCAAGCTCTCCCATCATGTAACCATCAAGCATCGAACCCCGCAAACCCATCCGTGTCCATTTTGTGACAAGACTTATCGAGATCGGGATTCCCGACGTAAGCACTTGCGTCGATATCACCCGGATAAGTGGAGGGATAAGGATAAGGATGAGATGGCGACctacatcagcaataagtgCTTTGGAGCCACCATGAACGTTGGTGATAAAGAAGGAGGTGGTGGAGGCTCCAATGACGAAGAATCGGAACTTATACCTTCGCATCCCTTAGAGGAGTCCAAAGCCATGTTGTCTATCCCTCAGTTGCCCAACCAACATCATCATAATCCAAATCTCCATCCTCATATCCCCCAAATCCCCATTTCGATGCCCAACGCGAGTAATGCCTTAGAGCCAACGGTATCGCACGCCTCCGCGCATCCAGGATTGCTCGAGGCGCAAATGCAAATGGAGCGCCTCACTCAGATGCACATGGAGgatcagcaacaacagcaccaacaacaacaacaacaccagcaCCATGAAAATCAACACCAATTACACCACCatcagcaacagcaacaacaccagCAACAAATGGAAGCGGCTCGCCTCAATGCCTTCCGACTCAACGAGGCTCTTCGCCTGAATGAGGTCCACTTATCTGAGACCGCCCGTTTGAACGCCTTGAGGATGAATGATGCGATGAACGAGGTCAACCGTCTTGGGGATCATCATTTCAATATTCCAAAAGTGGATTTGGAGTAG